A region of Thermobifida halotolerans DNA encodes the following proteins:
- a CDS encoding type I restriction-modification system subunit M — MPPRKRATAGQGELPGISSTKEIQDILWKAADKLRGSMDAAQYKEFVLGLVFLKYVSDAFAERRTQLAADPELAEIPEHRRTAFLEDKDEYTEQNVFWVPPTARWDYIAANAASAEGGVGKLLDDAMDEVMKANKVLTGVLPKIFNRDNVDQNRLKDLVDLISDARFTGHGDRPAQDVLGEVYEYFLERFARAEGKRAGEFYTPASVVKLLVEVLEPYEGRVYDPCCGSGGMFVQSGKFVERRRGRDHTHDIAIYGQEANERTWRLAKMNLAIHGMDPKGIGDRWADTFADDKLPDLRADFVMANPPFNMSVWERKTDDPRWKFGVPPQSNANYAWLQHIVSKLGDRGSAGVVLSNGSMSSKQSGEGEIRAALVEADLVACMVALPGNLFRTTAIPACLWFLTKDKTPQGANALTDRRGEVLFIDARTMGTMVDRTERVFTDEDLAKISDTYHAWRGTKSARDKKLSYEDVPGFCYSATLQEIAKHDHVLTPGRYVGAAEPEEDPNAEPVEERIARLTKELFAHFDESARLEAVVREQLGRIDG, encoded by the coding sequence ATGCCTCCCCGCAAACGAGCGACCGCCGGACAGGGCGAACTGCCCGGCATCTCCAGCACCAAAGAGATCCAGGACATCCTGTGGAAGGCCGCCGACAAACTCCGCGGCTCCATGGACGCCGCCCAGTACAAGGAGTTCGTCCTCGGTCTGGTGTTCCTGAAGTACGTCTCCGACGCCTTCGCCGAACGCCGCACGCAACTGGCCGCCGACCCCGAACTCGCGGAGATCCCCGAGCACCGGCGGACCGCATTTCTTGAGGACAAGGACGAGTACACCGAACAGAACGTCTTCTGGGTGCCGCCCACCGCCCGCTGGGACTACATCGCGGCCAACGCCGCGAGCGCCGAGGGCGGCGTTGGAAAACTCCTCGACGACGCCATGGACGAGGTGATGAAGGCCAACAAGGTCCTCACCGGCGTCCTGCCCAAGATCTTCAACCGCGACAACGTCGACCAGAACCGCCTCAAGGACCTGGTCGACCTGATCAGCGACGCCCGCTTCACCGGCCACGGCGACCGCCCGGCCCAGGACGTGCTCGGCGAAGTCTACGAGTACTTCCTGGAGCGGTTCGCACGCGCCGAAGGCAAACGCGCGGGCGAGTTCTACACCCCCGCGAGCGTGGTCAAACTGCTGGTGGAGGTCCTGGAACCCTACGAGGGCCGCGTCTACGACCCGTGCTGCGGCTCGGGCGGCATGTTCGTGCAGTCCGGCAAGTTCGTCGAACGGCGACGCGGCCGCGACCACACCCACGACATCGCCATCTACGGCCAGGAAGCCAACGAGCGCACCTGGCGGCTGGCGAAGATGAACCTCGCCATCCACGGCATGGACCCCAAGGGTATCGGCGACCGCTGGGCCGACACCTTCGCCGACGACAAGCTGCCCGACCTCAGGGCCGACTTCGTCATGGCCAACCCGCCGTTCAACATGTCCGTCTGGGAGCGCAAGACCGACGACCCGCGCTGGAAGTTCGGTGTTCCCCCGCAGTCCAACGCCAACTACGCCTGGTTGCAGCACATCGTCTCCAAGCTCGGTGACCGCGGCTCGGCGGGCGTGGTGCTGTCCAACGGCTCCATGTCCTCCAAGCAGTCCGGCGAGGGCGAGATCCGCGCCGCACTGGTCGAGGCCGACCTGGTGGCGTGCATGGTCGCACTACCGGGAAACCTGTTCCGCACCACCGCCATCCCGGCTTGCCTGTGGTTCCTCACCAAGGACAAGACCCCGCAGGGCGCCAACGCCCTGACCGACCGGCGCGGCGAGGTGCTGTTCATCGACGCCCGCACGATGGGCACCATGGTCGACCGCACCGAGCGCGTCTTCACCGACGAGGACCTGGCGAAGATCTCCGACACCTACCACGCCTGGCGCGGCACCAAATCCGCCAGGGACAAGAAGCTCTCCTACGAGGACGTGCCCGGGTTCTGCTACAGCGCGACCCTGCAGGAGATCGCCAAACACGACCACGTACTCACCCCGGGACGCTACGTCGGCGCGGCGGAGCCCGAAGAGGACCCAAACGCCGAACCGGTGGAAGAACGCATCGCGCGGCTGACCAAGGAACTCTTCGCCCACTTCGACGAGTCGGCACGGCTGGAAGCGGTGGTGCGCGAGCAGTTGGGAAGGATCGATGGCTGA
- a CDS encoding phosphotransferase family protein, with product MTLPAPFDRILAAAGRQAAIATEGAEAVRIGENAVIRLPGQVVARISRPGQQQAAAREVAVARWLAEEDLPAVRALEVDQPALVDGRAVTWWHELPPHQAGTVTDVARLLRALHALTPPPGLALGALDPFVRLEARIDDAHTLPPADRAWLRGRLDQLRAAWQELPAGLPECVVHGDAWVGNVARSADGQARLIDLERCSLGRPEWDLVSTAIKHTSFGWVRADDYARFADLYGYDVTAWDGYEVLRDIRELRMALYFAQHAPHDPAMHTEAQLRVDCLRGRRGPRPWPWTPAP from the coding sequence ATGACCCTCCCTGCGCCCTTCGACCGGATCCTGGCCGCTGCGGGCCGGCAGGCCGCCATCGCCACCGAAGGAGCCGAAGCGGTCCGCATCGGCGAGAACGCCGTCATCCGCCTGCCCGGCCAGGTGGTCGCCCGCATCTCCCGCCCCGGCCAGCAGCAGGCCGCGGCCCGCGAAGTCGCCGTCGCCCGCTGGCTGGCCGAGGAGGACCTGCCCGCGGTCCGCGCCCTGGAGGTGGACCAGCCGGCACTCGTCGACGGGCGTGCCGTCACCTGGTGGCACGAACTGCCGCCCCACCAGGCGGGCACGGTCACCGACGTCGCCCGCCTGCTCCGCGCCCTGCACGCCCTCACCCCGCCCCCCGGCCTCGCCCTGGGAGCCCTCGACCCGTTCGTGCGCCTGGAGGCGCGGATCGACGACGCGCACACCCTGCCGCCCGCCGACCGGGCCTGGCTGCGCGGCCGCCTCGACCAGTTGCGCGCCGCCTGGCAGGAGCTGCCCGCGGGCCTGCCCGAGTGCGTCGTCCACGGTGACGCCTGGGTGGGCAACGTCGCCCGCAGCGCCGACGGCCAGGCCCGGCTGATCGATCTGGAGCGCTGCTCCCTGGGCCGCCCCGAATGGGACCTCGTCTCCACCGCGATCAAGCACACCAGCTTCGGCTGGGTCCGCGCCGACGACTACGCGCGCTTCGCAGACCTCTACGGATACGACGTCACCGCCTGGGACGGCTACGAGGTGCTGCGCGACATCCGGGAGCTCCGCATGGCCCTGTACTTCGCCCAGCACGCCCCCCACGACCCGGCCATGCACACCGAAGCACAACTGCGCGTCGACTGCCTGCGCGGACGCCGGGGCCCCCGCCCCTGGCCATGGACCCCCGCCCCCTGA
- a CDS encoding helix-turn-helix domain-containing protein yields the protein MIGDEPSLRQRWLGTRLAQLRRELGLSLQEASSRAERSTASLSRIENGLVALPPRDVRPLLDAYGVADTDLRETLIAVAGEVQAERRGWWVEHDDRLAPSYLDLVRLEATATRIRTFEVGVIPGLLQHERYARTAIRATSGAELSEEELDHFVSVRKQRQQILTRDEDPVEFHAVIHEALLHQHLDEPDVRTAQLRRLVEHARRPNITVQVLPVTASTHPALTGAFTLLSMHRLEIAHVELMTSDVYIEEPASIQRYQAAFAALAELSLSPEASAELLSDKIDIEE from the coding sequence TTGATCGGGGACGAACCGTCGCTGCGGCAACGCTGGCTTGGCACTCGGCTGGCCCAACTGCGCCGTGAGCTCGGCCTCTCGCTGCAGGAGGCGTCGAGCCGGGCCGAACGCTCCACCGCCTCGCTGAGCAGGATCGAGAACGGCCTGGTAGCACTGCCGCCCCGCGACGTGCGCCCGCTTCTGGACGCCTACGGCGTCGCCGACACCGACCTGCGGGAGACGCTGATCGCGGTAGCCGGAGAAGTGCAGGCGGAACGGCGCGGCTGGTGGGTCGAGCACGACGACCGCCTCGCCCCCTCCTACCTCGACCTGGTGCGTCTGGAGGCGACCGCGACCCGCATCCGCACTTTCGAGGTCGGCGTCATTCCCGGCCTGCTCCAGCACGAGCGGTACGCGCGCACAGCGATCCGCGCCACCAGTGGAGCCGAACTCAGCGAGGAGGAGCTCGACCACTTCGTCTCCGTGCGCAAGCAGCGCCAGCAGATCCTCACCAGAGACGAGGATCCCGTCGAGTTTCACGCCGTCATCCACGAAGCCCTGCTCCACCAGCACCTGGACGAACCCGACGTCCGCACCGCCCAACTCCGCCGCCTGGTGGAGCACGCCAGACGCCCCAATATCACCGTCCAAGTCCTGCCGGTGACCGCCAGCACCCACCCGGCGCTCACCGGAGCCTTCACCCTCCTGTCCATGCACCGGCTGGAAATCGCCCACGTCGAACTCATGACCAGCGACGTCTACATCGAGGAGCCCGCCAGCATCCAGCGCTACCAGGCCGCATTCGCCGCTCTGGCCGAGCTGTCCTTGTCCCCCGAAGCGTCAGCCGAACTGCTTTCCGACAAAATAGACATTGAAGAATGA
- a CDS encoding DUF397 domain-containing protein: MNSLESDKVSTVADLSWYKSSYSTAQSNCVEAARLPSGGMALRDSKHPEDTVLHFTRDEWTAFRKALCEGEL, encoded by the coding sequence ATGAACAGCCTGGAAAGCGACAAGGTGAGCACGGTGGCAGACCTGTCCTGGTACAAGAGCAGCTACAGCACAGCGCAGAGCAACTGCGTCGAGGCGGCTCGCCTGCCCTCCGGCGGCATGGCGCTGCGCGACTCCAAACACCCCGAAGACACGGTCCTGCACTTCACCCGCGACGAATGGACAGCCTTCCGGAAAGCCCTGTGCGAAGGTGAACTCTGA
- a CDS encoding ATP-binding protein produces MSKICVHPVGDGDCPVTECRSLSGGGMGADVLVRWAAPDERNVGEARYRLRRILPELGVAPEQVEDAELMVSELVTNAVRHGGAPVGVLVWECRAAGCVVVEVHDAGEGWPLLPSPLEAADLDCERESGRGLPAVTAYSGGLCGVVRLERGKAAWFALPLARAAACAELAAKQIEVRNIQRGTLRPAPVDTSMPLPRTSGSARALAAVPV; encoded by the coding sequence ATGAGTAAAATTTGCGTGCATCCTGTGGGTGACGGTGACTGCCCTGTCACCGAATGTCGTTCACTCTCTGGAGGGGGCATGGGCGCTGATGTCCTGGTTCGGTGGGCTGCACCGGACGAGCGGAATGTGGGTGAGGCGCGGTACCGGCTGCGGCGCATACTGCCGGAGCTGGGTGTGGCACCGGAGCAGGTCGAGGACGCTGAGCTCATGGTCAGCGAGTTGGTGACCAACGCGGTGCGCCACGGCGGGGCGCCGGTGGGCGTGCTGGTGTGGGAGTGCCGGGCGGCGGGGTGCGTGGTGGTGGAGGTCCACGACGCCGGGGAGGGCTGGCCGCTGCTGCCCTCGCCGCTGGAGGCGGCCGACCTCGACTGCGAGCGGGAGAGCGGCCGGGGCCTGCCCGCGGTGACGGCCTACTCCGGTGGGCTGTGCGGTGTGGTCCGCCTGGAGCGGGGCAAGGCAGCCTGGTTCGCCCTGCCCCTTGCCCGGGCGGCTGCGTGTGCCGAACTGGCCGCCAAGCAGATCGAGGTCCGCAACATCCAGCGCGGAACCCTGCGCCCCGCACCGGTCGATACCTCGATGCCGCTGCCCCGCACCAGCGGCTCCGCCCGGGCACTGGCCGCGGTCCCGGTGTAG
- a CDS encoding DUF397 domain-containing protein, producing MDKSLPTRLDWREAVPQRSDQDLQWRTSSYTDADRGICTEDPIGPESALIRDTKDRGLGRLAFDSAEWPLFVRAARDGCF from the coding sequence ATGGACAAAAGCCTTCCAACCAGGCTGGACTGGAGAGAGGCAGTGCCCCAGAGAAGTGATCAAGACCTGCAATGGCGCACATCCAGTTATACAGATGCCGACCGCGGAATATGCACGGAAGACCCCATTGGTCCGGAGAGTGCTCTGATACGTGACACAAAGGACCGCGGACTGGGACGTCTGGCCTTCGATTCCGCGGAATGGCCGCTGTTCGTCCGCGCCGCCCGTGACGGCTGCTTCTGA
- a CDS encoding DUF6119 family protein — MANQNPAPAQTTKKTPATRKTSLYRLRSTSPPDPEELRDMVLPRYLDRDGFHATPVEHGPVRGFLVTGTTVPGPADWCSALAALSGEPVVEENRTAFGLLLVRTHKAVYALTYGMGHLMIDPARIDPGFGIEFAVRCLDEERITKVRRQVMDARGRTDENSAASGEHIRGFGIEEFGEIVSQIAGKISGVPLTFTRDRTRAAHVTGTDRSVKLHLGSDPSDLLADLRSIEEVCARPNPLPEFEFITQVRPLAPKTEQAQYLDERLDSLLGAGDVSRMALAIPTECRDRFEFAESFKVKLGRRGELLTELDVSFLVDSVKDRTQGKRLHALREGRVEMFADTAAKDRLSRKVPADQWLTVEIPAEAVHYFYWQGRWYEVGAEYLTTIRRRVTELLAQPSTVPLPPWPSGKDETGYNELVAEQDGYVFFDKKNVHTGRLRGGGLEICDVLGPQGQLIHVKKAIKGSAPLNHLFAQARVSMETLRHDTEARSKFIEKIEDLAPGHPVDRSFATPTVVLGILLKDGVPLTVDSLFAFAQVSLLHTATALQGMGAKLEVVSISRDPRT; from the coding sequence GTGGCCAACCAGAATCCCGCGCCTGCCCAGACGACCAAGAAAACCCCCGCCACCCGCAAGACCTCCCTCTACCGCCTCAGAAGCACCAGCCCTCCCGACCCTGAAGAGCTGCGTGACATGGTGCTTCCCCGCTACCTTGACCGCGACGGTTTCCACGCCACGCCGGTGGAACACGGCCCCGTCCGAGGGTTCCTGGTCACTGGCACCACCGTCCCCGGACCGGCCGACTGGTGCTCGGCCCTCGCCGCGCTCAGCGGGGAACCCGTGGTAGAGGAGAACCGCACCGCGTTCGGCCTCCTCCTGGTCCGCACCCACAAGGCCGTCTATGCCCTCACCTACGGCATGGGGCACCTGATGATCGACCCCGCGCGCATCGATCCCGGATTCGGCATCGAATTCGCCGTCCGCTGCCTGGACGAAGAACGCATCACCAAAGTCCGCCGCCAGGTCATGGACGCCCGCGGTCGAACCGATGAGAACTCCGCGGCTTCAGGCGAGCACATCCGCGGCTTCGGCATCGAAGAGTTCGGGGAGATCGTCAGCCAGATCGCCGGCAAGATCAGCGGTGTTCCCCTGACCTTCACCCGAGACCGCACACGAGCGGCTCACGTCACCGGGACCGACCGCTCGGTCAAGCTCCACCTCGGCAGCGACCCCTCGGACCTGCTGGCAGACCTCCGCAGTATCGAGGAAGTCTGTGCCCGCCCCAACCCCCTGCCGGAATTCGAGTTCATCACCCAGGTCCGCCCCCTGGCGCCGAAGACCGAGCAGGCCCAATACCTGGACGAGCGGCTGGACTCCCTGCTCGGCGCCGGGGACGTCAGCCGGATGGCCCTGGCCATCCCCACCGAGTGCCGCGACCGGTTCGAGTTCGCCGAATCGTTCAAGGTGAAACTGGGACGTCGCGGAGAACTGCTGACCGAACTTGACGTCAGCTTCCTCGTCGACTCCGTCAAAGACAGGACACAGGGCAAGCGCCTTCACGCACTGCGTGAAGGGCGAGTGGAGATGTTCGCCGATACTGCCGCCAAAGATCGCCTCAGCCGCAAGGTCCCCGCCGATCAGTGGCTGACCGTTGAGATACCCGCCGAAGCCGTCCACTACTTCTACTGGCAGGGGCGGTGGTACGAGGTCGGCGCCGAATACCTCACCACGATCAGGCGCCGTGTCACCGAACTGCTTGCCCAGCCCAGCACCGTGCCCCTTCCCCCCTGGCCGTCCGGCAAGGATGAGACAGGCTACAACGAGCTCGTGGCCGAACAGGACGGGTACGTGTTCTTTGACAAGAAGAACGTACACACAGGTCGACTTCGGGGTGGTGGCCTGGAGATCTGCGACGTTCTCGGTCCACAGGGACAACTCATCCACGTCAAGAAGGCAATCAAGGGCAGCGCCCCACTGAACCATCTCTTCGCCCAGGCCCGTGTCTCTATGGAAACACTGCGCCACGACACCGAAGCGCGGAGCAAGTTCATCGAGAAGATCGAGGACCTCGCTCCCGGCCACCCGGTGGACAGGTCCTTCGCCACACCGACCGTGGTCCTCGGCATCCTCCTGAAGGACGGAGTACCGCTGACCGTCGACTCCCTCTTCGCCTTCGCCCAGGTGTCCTTGCTGCACACAGCCACGGCTCTGCAGGGCATGGGAGCGAAACTGGAAGTCGTCTCCATCAGCCGAGATCCTCGCACCTGA
- a CDS encoding endonuclease/exonuclease/phosphatase family protein gives MSEIFPAQMSLLDTAEPARRHRTGEVGFVVFNAQHASPERSRAQADWLAAHEHADIVVASEVSGTHTALAQALTEHGYDVLAPDSGGDYRVLLASRAGTLSPVPELRLTHLPHRAVTAHLAVDGLRLAVMGLYVPSRGPRERRNVDKRLVQDSITALLPALAGQDAEITVAAGDLNVVEPGHRPHHKVFGAWEYDFYRAFAAHRLTDAFRHLHPDLLDHSWYGRSGNGYRFDHTFTTAPERIRSCAYDHAPRELRLSDHAAMTTVLATG, from the coding sequence GTGAGCGAGATCTTCCCGGCCCAGATGAGCCTGCTGGACACGGCCGAACCCGCACGACGGCACCGCACCGGCGAGGTGGGGTTCGTGGTCTTCAACGCCCAGCACGCCTCGCCCGAACGCTCCCGCGCCCAGGCCGACTGGCTCGCCGCACACGAACACGCCGACATCGTGGTGGCCAGCGAGGTCTCCGGCACGCACACCGCGCTGGCCCAGGCCCTCACCGAGCACGGCTACGACGTCCTGGCTCCCGACAGCGGCGGGGACTACCGGGTCCTCCTCGCCTCCCGCGCCGGAACACTCTCGCCGGTACCGGAACTGCGGCTCACCCACCTGCCGCACCGGGCGGTGACCGCACACCTGGCCGTGGACGGGCTCCGGCTTGCGGTCATGGGCCTGTACGTGCCCTCGCGCGGTCCACGCGAGCGGCGCAACGTCGACAAGCGCCTCGTCCAGGACTCCATCACCGCCCTGCTGCCCGCACTGGCCGGACAGGACGCCGAGATCACCGTGGCCGCCGGGGACCTCAACGTGGTGGAGCCCGGCCACCGCCCCCACCACAAGGTCTTCGGTGCCTGGGAGTACGACTTCTACCGCGCCTTCGCCGCCCACCGCTTGACCGACGCGTTCCGGCACCTGCATCCCGACCTGCTCGACCACTCCTGGTACGGACGCTCCGGCAACGGCTACCGCTTCGACCACACCTTCACCACCGCACCCGAGCGCATCCGCTCCTGCGCCTACGACCACGCCCCCCGTGAACTGCGGCTCAGCGACCACGCCGCGATGACCACCGTCCTGGCCACCGGCTGA
- a CDS encoding restriction endonuclease subunit S — protein MAETHMNLSELLNFSNGKARPSGTNPGEFPVYGANGIIGLSNATNSENGVSIIGRVGSYCGTVHYSPSKCWVTDNAIIATPKEGVNPRFCYFLLKFSELNRHRIGSGQPLLTQEILKNLRISRHSAQDQDNIAAILGALDDKIAANERTAATIETLLRSKYESLNTGDRSICIGQIGSLVRDPVKANSLSADALYIGLEHMPRKSIWLNSWGVASEVSSTKNLFRSGDLLFGRLRPYFHKVGLAQISGVCSTDIIVLRALKPEYRPWLLMALSSDEVIAHATARSDGTRMPRVKWADLAEFQIPWAGSVKVARFEEIAAPLIKRAECGAAESRTLAALRDTLLPQLMSGKLRVRDAERIVEDAV, from the coding sequence ATGGCTGAAACACATATGAATCTCAGTGAACTTCTGAATTTCTCAAATGGAAAGGCGAGGCCAAGCGGAACAAATCCAGGAGAGTTCCCCGTCTACGGAGCCAATGGCATCATCGGCCTCTCCAATGCCACCAACAGCGAGAACGGCGTTTCCATCATCGGCCGAGTGGGCTCTTACTGCGGGACCGTCCACTACAGCCCAAGTAAATGCTGGGTAACGGATAATGCCATCATCGCCACCCCCAAGGAGGGGGTGAACCCAAGATTTTGTTACTTTCTTCTGAAGTTTAGCGAATTAAATAGGCATCGAATTGGATCAGGACAACCCCTTCTGACGCAAGAAATTCTGAAAAACTTGCGGATTTCGCGACACTCGGCTCAAGACCAAGATAACATCGCGGCAATACTTGGAGCACTGGATGACAAGATCGCGGCTAATGAGCGCACTGCGGCAACCATTGAAACGCTTTTGCGTAGTAAATACGAATCACTAAACACGGGCGACAGGTCAATCTGCATTGGACAGATTGGCAGCTTGGTTCGCGATCCAGTAAAAGCCAATTCCCTATCTGCTGATGCACTCTATATCGGCCTAGAGCATATGCCACGCAAGAGTATTTGGCTTAACTCTTGGGGGGTGGCGTCAGAGGTGAGCAGCACCAAAAACCTTTTTAGGAGCGGAGATCTCCTTTTTGGGAGATTGCGTCCCTACTTTCATAAAGTGGGGCTAGCTCAGATTTCTGGCGTTTGTTCTACCGATATTATCGTACTTCGGGCATTGAAGCCTGAGTATCGACCTTGGCTCTTGATGGCATTGTCCAGTGACGAAGTTATTGCGCATGCAACGGCGCGGAGCGATGGTACGCGGATGCCGCGCGTAAAGTGGGCTGATCTTGCCGAGTTCCAAATCCCTTGGGCTGGCTCAGTGAAAGTGGCTCGTTTTGAGGAGATCGCAGCCCCTTTGATTAAGAGAGCAGAGTGTGGTGCAGCCGAAAGCCGCACCCTCGCTGCCCTACGCGACACCCTTCTCCCTCAACTCATGTCCGGAAAGCTGCGTGTCCGGGACGCGGAGCGGATCGTGGAGGACGCCGTATGA
- a CDS encoding DNA sulfur modification protein DndB: MTITMPTTVVEGIQLIVIPFRPDAVVGTVGLPALLQLVPSPKTEEDSRALRYASGAVRRHAEVRALVQRMLKSTRKGRNVTSYAAYIAAGVNGEHGSGWSTPPITLWLDGSPGAISDELVPGSGIRTITVLPASPVVAIDGETQVAAWHELFDDPERFGTTHEKLSAVRVPFELYFGLTVENARQIFYDRNVEGVPVTKNLAMSMDQRDIGTQLAHRVAETVKIEHDGKIIPFAKLVQTRKRQLSKTDPEVVTLSALRLLVITALHGRRGLSLSSDTVRENHLPDGISAEDAHQELVPLLSRLITHLYPHFAAHRAVSAPAVLAGLGVVVHQATSWATGGTRLDVEELLRLLEPVRWEREARYWDGIAASANASGVLNFGGGAKDSGGRVADALLYPDTEYGRKIRGW, from the coding sequence TTGACCATCACCATGCCCACCACTGTCGTCGAGGGAATCCAGTTGATCGTGATTCCGTTCCGCCCCGACGCGGTGGTCGGTACCGTAGGGCTGCCGGCCCTGCTGCAACTGGTGCCCTCCCCCAAAACCGAGGAGGACAGCAGGGCTCTGAGGTACGCCTCCGGTGCCGTCCGCCGCCATGCCGAGGTACGCGCTCTGGTCCAGCGGATGCTCAAGTCCACCCGCAAAGGCCGCAACGTCACCTCCTACGCCGCCTACATCGCCGCCGGAGTCAACGGCGAGCACGGCTCCGGGTGGTCCACCCCGCCCATCACGCTCTGGCTGGACGGCAGCCCCGGCGCGATCAGCGACGAACTGGTCCCCGGCAGCGGCATCCGCACCATCACCGTGCTACCTGCCTCCCCGGTCGTCGCCATCGACGGCGAGACCCAGGTCGCGGCCTGGCACGAACTGTTCGACGACCCCGAGCGCTTCGGCACCACCCACGAGAAGCTGAGCGCGGTACGGGTGCCGTTCGAGCTGTACTTCGGACTCACCGTCGAAAACGCCCGACAGATCTTCTACGACCGCAACGTCGAAGGCGTACCGGTCACCAAGAACCTGGCCATGTCCATGGACCAGCGCGACATCGGTACCCAGCTCGCGCACCGCGTCGCCGAAACGGTGAAGATCGAACACGACGGGAAGATCATCCCGTTCGCCAAACTCGTCCAGACCCGCAAGCGGCAACTGTCGAAGACCGACCCCGAAGTCGTCACCCTCTCGGCGCTGCGGCTGCTGGTGATCACCGCACTGCACGGACGCCGCGGCCTCAGCCTGTCCTCGGACACGGTGCGCGAGAACCATCTACCCGACGGGATCAGCGCCGAGGACGCACACCAAGAGCTCGTACCACTGCTCTCCCGGCTGATCACCCACCTGTACCCGCACTTCGCGGCACACCGCGCGGTCTCCGCACCCGCAGTTCTGGCTGGACTCGGGGTCGTCGTGCACCAGGCCACCAGTTGGGCGACCGGCGGCACCCGGCTCGACGTCGAGGAACTGCTGCGGTTGCTTGAGCCGGTCCGATGGGAACGGGAGGCCCGCTACTGGGACGGCATCGCCGCCAGCGCCAACGCCTCCGGCGTTCTCAACTTCGGTGGCGGTGCCAAGGACTCCGGCGGCCGCGTCGCGGACGCCCTCCTGTACCCCGACACCGAATACGGCCGCAAGATCCGCGGCTGGTAA
- a CDS encoding aldo/keto reductase — protein sequence MTLSLPIRRLGACGIEVPAVGIGCWGIGGPAENLGLPMGWASGSDESAAQEGLETAFALGARLFDTADVYGLGRSERLLGWLVRQVPRTELVLVSKVGYFVGTASHGYEPGHMRRQLEQTLDNLGTDHLDVYFLHHTDFGAASEWLDGAVEQMRSFRDAGLIRAIGMRGPHRHALERLSTPRHSRADKVEQFRDLFHRVRPDVLAVRDNLLSPVARASGVYGLAAEHGVGVLVNKPLAQGLLTGVYSPSAPRDFPPGDHRRRKRWFTAEALAIIGSGLAEVRALIGNDPDELLRYALWHCLDSYQHAAVLAGFTSPWQVRRNLKALGQCPDREMLDRVRRIMADVQRRLDAGGEVFRDEATGAETT from the coding sequence ATGACGCTATCTCTGCCCATACGCCGCCTGGGTGCATGCGGCATCGAGGTCCCTGCGGTGGGGATCGGCTGCTGGGGGATCGGAGGTCCGGCCGAGAACCTGGGACTGCCCATGGGATGGGCCTCTGGATCCGACGAATCCGCAGCCCAGGAAGGGCTGGAGACAGCCTTCGCGCTGGGAGCCAGGTTGTTCGACACCGCTGACGTCTACGGCCTGGGCCGCTCAGAACGGCTGCTGGGGTGGCTGGTGCGGCAGGTGCCGCGCACGGAACTGGTGCTGGTGTCCAAGGTCGGCTACTTCGTCGGCACGGCCTCCCACGGCTACGAACCGGGGCACATGCGCCGCCAACTGGAGCAGACCCTGGACAATCTCGGCACCGACCACCTGGACGTGTACTTCCTGCACCACACCGACTTCGGCGCTGCCAGCGAATGGCTGGACGGCGCGGTCGAGCAGATGCGCTCCTTCCGCGACGCCGGCCTGATCCGGGCCATCGGCATGCGCGGCCCGCACCGCCATGCTCTCGAACGGCTATCGACTCCCCGTCACAGCAGGGCTGACAAGGTGGAACAGTTCCGCGACCTGTTCCACAGGGTGCGCCCTGACGTGCTGGCGGTACGGGACAACCTGCTGAGCCCGGTCGCCCGGGCATCGGGAGTCTACGGACTCGCAGCCGAGCACGGTGTCGGGGTCCTGGTGAACAAGCCGCTGGCCCAAGGACTGCTGACCGGCGTGTACTCGCCTTCGGCTCCCCGGGACTTTCCGCCGGGCGACCACCGTAGACGCAAGCGCTGGTTCACCGCCGAGGCACTCGCAATCATCGGCAGCGGCCTGGCCGAAGTGCGTGCGCTGATCGGCAACGACCCCGACGAACTGCTCCGCTATGCGCTGTGGCACTGCCTGGACTCCTACCAGCACGCCGCCGTCCTGGCCGGATTCACCTCGCCCTGGCAGGTCCGCCGCAACCTCAAGGCTCTGGGCCAGTGCCCTGACCGCGAGATGCTGGACCGTGTGCGCCGGATCATGGCCGATGTCCAACGCAGACTCGACGCCGGCGGCGAGGTGTTTCGCGACGAAGCGACCGGAGCGGAAACGACGTGA